Proteins co-encoded in one Planctomycetia bacterium genomic window:
- a CDS encoding sirohydrochlorin chelatase, producing the protein MRRTALVIIGHGTRDPQGVAEFRELVAKVAAAAPEWIVEPCFLELAEPDVARGLDRAVERGATEVVALPLLLFAAGHAKRDVPELLFEASHRHPSVSYRQAPHLGCHADLVELSAQRYRESDPPAAENTLLLLIGRGSYDPTANAEMAQFARLRWEAERTAWYEVGFTAMAEPGLERAIQVAGAMPFSHVVVQPHLLFAGELLDRIGVAVRAAADRFPEQSWSVTPHLGPSDLLVSAVLDRARCSPQAFGGVTLPPK; encoded by the coding sequence ATGCGGCGCACGGCCCTGGTTATCATCGGACACGGCACGCGCGACCCGCAAGGGGTCGCGGAGTTCCGGGAGCTCGTCGCCAAGGTGGCCGCTGCGGCGCCGGAATGGATTGTCGAGCCGTGTTTTCTCGAGCTCGCCGAACCCGATGTCGCGCGCGGCTTGGACCGCGCGGTCGAGCGCGGCGCGACCGAGGTTGTGGCCTTGCCGCTGCTGCTGTTCGCCGCGGGGCACGCCAAACGGGACGTGCCAGAATTGCTATTCGAAGCCAGCCACCGGCACCCGTCCGTGTCGTACCGGCAAGCCCCGCATTTGGGCTGCCACGCAGACCTCGTTGAGCTGTCCGCTCAGCGTTACCGCGAAAGCGATCCGCCGGCCGCGGAAAACACGTTGCTGCTCCTGATCGGCCGTGGCAGCTACGATCCCACGGCGAACGCCGAGATGGCGCAGTTCGCCCGGCTGCGTTGGGAGGCCGAACGCACTGCCTGGTATGAGGTCGGCTTCACAGCGATGGCGGAACCCGGCCTGGAGCGGGCGATTCAGGTCGCCGGCGCCATGCCGTTTTCTCACGTCGTGGTCCAGCCGCACCTGCTGTTCGCTGGCGAGCTTCTCGACCGGATCGGCGTCGCCGTCCGAGCGGCGGCGGACCGCTTTCCGGAGCAGTCCTGGTCAGTAACGCCTCACCTTGGCCCGAGCGACTTGCTGGTGTCCGCGGTGCTGGACCGCGCCCGCTGCAGTCCGCAAGCATTTGGCGGCGTGACACTTCCGCCGAAATGA
- a CDS encoding carboxy terminal-processing peptidase, protein MMRRMSMRGRVATAAIFGVVSSAYAWSWAADLTGPSPYDRVITRRITSLMEEEHLSKHPLDDEISQRFMDQFLKTLDPGKMYFLQSDIDEFNQQRNDLDDLVKDGDTSFAFKVFERFQKRVNDRLATIDEWLAAPHDFTVDEEMVIEPDLMTYSKDEAEAREKWRKRVKLDLLVQKGDKIEDKEAREKLTRRYHSRAKQWQRFSREQLMEVYLTSLTTSFDPHTSYMGPHMLEEFEIDMRLELEGIGALLQFEDGYTVVKEIVPGGPADLDGRLKPKDTVIGVGQGESGDLEDVVEMNLTDVVDRIRGKGGSIVRLQVRPAAGGESIVYDLRRAKIEMKNSEARGEIIQETRDSHDYKVGVINLPSFYRDMSRASQRADFKSTTRDVRKLIDGFKTQGVNAIVVDLRRNGGGSLDEAIDLTGLFIKTGPVVQVKDSDGNVEELDDKDPGVAWDGPLVVLTSKLSASASEIFAGAIQDYGRGIVVGDPTTHGKGTVQSLLDLGRQVFRIPNAAKLGALKITFQQFYRPNGDSTQNRGVVADVSLPSLISQLDIGESDLDYAREFNQVKPARYERFGLVNDGMLAELRSRSSTRVDGSEDFQKVKRNITKFLERKDRKTITLNEEKYLAEQAELSREKQEEEAMEELGTFNRPVVDRDFYFNEALAITLDYLTLSATVARN, encoded by the coding sequence ATGATGCGACGGATGAGCATGCGCGGTCGCGTAGCCACGGCGGCGATCTTCGGAGTGGTGTCGAGCGCTTACGCCTGGAGTTGGGCGGCCGATCTGACAGGCCCCAGCCCGTACGACCGCGTGATCACGCGTCGGATCACCAGCCTGATGGAAGAGGAACACCTCTCCAAGCACCCGCTGGACGACGAGATCTCGCAGCGCTTCATGGATCAATTCCTGAAGACGCTCGACCCGGGCAAGATGTACTTCTTGCAGTCGGACATCGACGAGTTCAATCAACAGCGCAACGACCTCGACGACCTGGTCAAAGACGGCGATACAAGCTTCGCCTTCAAAGTCTTCGAGCGTTTTCAGAAACGCGTGAACGACCGCCTGGCTACGATCGACGAGTGGCTCGCCGCGCCGCACGATTTCACCGTCGATGAAGAGATGGTGATCGAGCCGGATTTGATGACTTACTCCAAAGACGAGGCCGAGGCCCGCGAAAAGTGGCGGAAGCGCGTAAAGCTCGATCTGCTGGTCCAAAAAGGAGACAAGATCGAAGACAAAGAAGCTCGCGAGAAGCTGACTCGCCGCTACCACAGCCGCGCCAAGCAGTGGCAGCGCTTCAGCCGCGAGCAATTGATGGAGGTCTATCTGACGTCGCTGACGACGTCGTTCGACCCCCACACCAGCTACATGGGCCCGCATATGCTCGAGGAATTCGAGATCGATATGCGGCTCGAGTTGGAAGGAATCGGCGCGCTCTTGCAATTCGAGGACGGCTACACCGTCGTCAAGGAGATCGTCCCCGGCGGCCCCGCTGACTTGGACGGGCGCCTGAAGCCCAAGGACACCGTGATTGGCGTCGGACAGGGCGAAAGCGGCGACCTCGAAGACGTCGTCGAAATGAACCTCACGGACGTGGTCGACCGCATCCGTGGAAAGGGCGGCAGCATCGTTCGCTTGCAAGTCCGCCCGGCCGCTGGCGGCGAGTCGATCGTCTACGATTTGAGGCGGGCCAAGATCGAAATGAAGAACAGCGAAGCCCGCGGCGAGATCATCCAGGAAACCCGCGACAGCCACGACTACAAGGTCGGCGTGATCAATCTGCCGAGCTTCTATCGCGACATGAGCCGCGCTTCGCAACGCGCGGATTTCAAGAGCACCACGCGCGACGTGCGGAAGCTCATTGATGGATTCAAGACGCAAGGCGTGAACGCCATCGTCGTCGACTTGCGCCGCAACGGCGGCGGTTCGCTCGACGAAGCCATCGACTTGACCGGCTTGTTCATCAAAACCGGTCCCGTCGTGCAGGTGAAGGACTCAGACGGCAACGTCGAAGAGCTCGACGACAAGGATCCCGGCGTCGCCTGGGACGGTCCGCTCGTGGTTTTGACGAGCAAGTTGAGCGCCAGCGCAAGCGAAATCTTCGCCGGCGCCATTCAGGACTATGGCCGCGGAATCGTCGTCGGCGATCCGACGACGCACGGTAAGGGCACCGTCCAAAGTCTGCTCGACCTGGGACGCCAGGTGTTTCGCATTCCGAACGCCGCCAAGCTCGGGGCGCTCAAGATTACGTTCCAGCAGTTCTATCGCCCCAACGGCGACAGCACGCAGAACCGCGGCGTTGTGGCCGATGTTTCGCTTCCCTCGTTGATCAGCCAGCTCGATATCGGCGAATCCGATCTCGACTACGCCCGTGAATTCAACCAGGTGAAACCGGCCCGGTATGAGCGTTTCGGTCTGGTGAACGACGGAATGCTCGCGGAGTTGCGTTCGCGATCCTCGACGCGCGTCGACGGCTCCGAGGATTTCCAAAAGGTGAAGCGGAACATTACCAAGTTCCTGGAGCGCAAAGATCGGAAGACGATCACGCTTAACGAAGAGAAGTACTTGGCCGAGCAAGCGGAACTGAGCCGCGAGAAGCAGGAAGAGGAAGCCATGGAAGAACTGGGCACGTTCAACCGCCCGGTCGTGGACCGCGACTTCTACTTCAACGAAGCGCTGGCCATCACTTTGGATTACCTCACGCTTTCCGCCACCGTGGCGCGGAACTGA